Below is a window of Labilithrix sp. DNA.
GTCCCGCGGCACCACATGTCGATGTACATGGCGCCGCTCGACGGCGACGTCGTGCTCGTCGGCGATCCCGCGGCGGGCCGCGCGATCGTGGGGGCGGGCTTCATGCCCGGCGAGAAGAGCCTCGAGACGCACGAGCTCCTCCGCGCCGACGACTCCGCCGCGACGCAGGCGCGCTTCGATCGCGCGGCGTCCGACCTCGGGCGCGCGGGCTTCAAGGTCGTGCGCATCCCCACGGTCGCGTACGACGATCGGACGTACTTCGCGTACACGAACGGCGTCTACGAGACGCGCGACGGAAAGAAGACGGCGTGGGTCCCGCAGTTCGCGTCCGAGGCCGGCGACGACACGCTCACCGCCGATCTCGACGCGGCCGCGCGCGCCGTCTACGCCTCGCTCGGCTGGGAGGTGCGGCCCGTCGCGGTCCGGAAGCTGTACCCGAGCCACGGCACGATCGGGTGCGTGGTGAACGTCCTCGCGCGCGAGTGACGGCGTCGGCGTGTCGTCTAAGACTCCCCTTGAATGAGGCGTTCGAGTCTTGCCGCGCTACGAATCGTCTCTTCTGCACGGTCGCCGCGGAACACCGTCACCGATCTCCTGTTCGCTGCGGAGCACACCGAGCGCTGGGTCCGAAGGCCCGCTCGTCGGGCGACGGCGATGATCGCCGTGCTCTTCTGCTCCATCGTCTCGGTGTCGTTGAACGTGAACGTGTGATTCGGGCTTGGTTGACCGTTCGAGCGAATGTACGCCGTGATCGTCGTCTTGGCTCCGGCGGCGATGGCCCTCAGCTCCGCGCGCGTGAAGGACACCCGATGACAGTGAAACTGCCTGTTCACTTCGGCGTTCCTGAAGAAGTAGTCATCGATCCCGAGGGTCTCGATCATCATGCTGGACAGCGTGGACCACCCTTGCTCCGGGGGCTTCGCGAGGACCTCGGCTGGAACGCTGAGGAAGTGATAGTGGTGGAACCGACCTCGGCTCGACACGGCGCTCACGGCGTCCTCGGGCAGCGCGCCTCGGAGGAGGTCGTTGATGAAACAGTCGTTCGCCGAGAGGTCGTCCGTGCTCGACGGCATCTCGTCATCGGATTCGGATTCGCTCGCGCATCCCGTCGTCGTCAGCAGGTGAGGCGCCACGACTCCGGCCGTGATGAGCCAGAAGGTGCGTTTGAGGACGTCTCTCCGATGGATCGTGCGCATGCTCCATGTCTGGAGCACATTGTGTACCAGTGTGGGTGATCCGATTTGAGCCCTGCGCCGCCGCGCAATCTACGCACGTTCGCCCTCTCGAGCGCTCGAAGTCGGGAGCACGCCGATCCAGGCACCTTGCACCGCCCTGCCGTGTCTCTTCGGCCGGACACCGGTCTGTTGATCGGTGGAGCCGTCGAGCAGCTTCGTCATGCGGCTACGATGCTGACCATGACCGCCGCGCAGAGTCCGCGCCGTATCCCATACGACGAAGTTCGAGGCGTACAAGCAGCTCTCCTCGTTCGACGAATACGTCCTCGTCTCCCAGGAGGAGCACCGGATCGAGGTTCGGACACGCCTCGACGGCGTCTGGCGAACGCAGTCCGGCGGACCGGGCGAGACCGTGACCGTCCACGGCCATCCTATCCACGTCGACGCCGTGTACCGGTGACGGCGGACGGCGAAGCGCATTCTCAGTCGAAGTCGTCGACGCGCCAGACGCCGCCTTCGCGTTTCAGCTTCACGCTGTGGCCGCCGGGGACGGTGACGACGGCGCCGTCGCCGGCGATCTCGACGTGGAGCGTGTCCGGGCGCTCGAGGCCCTCCACGAGCGAGCGCAGGTCCTGCTCGATCGCGGCGCGCGTCGACGGCGTGAGGACGCGCATCAGGCCCGCGTAGCTGCGGCGCGCGAGGACGCGGCGGAGCTGATCGAGGGCCTGCTCCGGCGTGCGCGATCCGCCCGGGAGCGCGCCCGACGACGTGATCCAGAAGCGGCCCTCCTTCAGCTCGAGCTGCGCCTCCTCGCCGTCCTCGTAGCGGAGGCGGGCGATCGCCTCGACGCGCGCGTCCTTCGCCGTGATGCTCTTCGCCTGCTCCGCGAGCTCGCCGCGCTGCTCGGCGACGAGGCGCTTCACGTCGGCGCGCGATCGCGATTTCTGCGCGGACGTCGTCATCATCTCGTAGATCGCGTCGCCGTCGCCGCGCGCGGCCGCCTGGGCGTAGTCGTCGGCCGCGCTCTTCGGGTCGGGCACCGCGCTCCGCGAGCAGCCCGCGGCGAGGCACGCGAGAGCGAGGGCAGGGGCGAGCGAGCGCATGAGCGGCCCGGAGCCTACGTTATTTGGAACGTGCCGTCACCGGCGCTGCGACGGGCTCGCGGCTGTTCGACGGGCGGTTCGACGAGGGCGACGACGCGAGGACGACCTCGAGGTCGAAGACGTCGCGCAGGAGCTCGGACTTCGCGCGCACCGTCCACTCCTCCAGCTCGCGGTCCTCCTGGCCGGTGACGAACAGATTGAGCTTCCGCGCCTTCGCGTCGATGTCGGTCCGCACGCTCGCGACCTTGCCGAGGTGCTCGCGATCGAGCGCGTCGGCGATGCGCAGGATCGCGGCGAGCCCGCGCACCTTCGCGCGCGCGTCCTTGTCGAGATCGCGGAAGTTGGGGTGTGAGGGATCGGGCGGGCTCTTGCGGTGGTAGCGCGCGACGTTCGCGACGATCGCGCGCTCGTCGGGGGTGAGCCCCATGATGTCGGAGTGCTGGATCAGGTAGTAGCTGTGCTTGTGGTGGCCGTCGTAGCGGACGTAGTCGCCGACGTCGTGCAGCAGCGCGGCGGCGCGGAGGAGCAGCTTCTCGCGATCGCTGAAGCCGTGGTAAGCGGACATTTCGTCGAAGAGGGTCATCGCGAGCTGCGCGACGAGCTCGCCGTGGGCCTGGTCGAACCCGTAGCGCTTGCCGAGGCGGATGCAGCCGTCCACCACCGTGCGCGCCTCGGACTCCTTGTCCCAGCGGTTGAAGTACTTGTCGACGAGCTCCTCGAGGATGCCCTCCTTGAGGCCGACCCCGGGCGCGACGATCGCGGACGCGGAGAACACCTCGGCGACGCGGAGGAAGATCGAGGTCGCGGTGACGATCGTGTCGGCGCGGTCGGGCCGCAGGTTGAAGGTGTCCTTGCGCTGGTCCGGCGTCATCCCGAACAGCTTGCCGAGGAGCGTCTTCATCAGCCCGACGTCGACCGCGCGCGGGAAGCCCTCGTAGCCCGACTTCATCCCGCAGAGCTCGGCGAGCGTGTCGACGCTGCCGCCGGTGCCGACCACGATCTCGAACGGCATCTTCTTGAGGACGGGGATCGCCTCCGCGAGCGCGCGATCGACGCCCTCGAAGAGGAGGCGCTGGCGGTGCTTCTCGACGGTCCCGGTCTTCGAGCTCCGCAGGAACATCTCGAGGAGCCGCACGGTGCCGATCGG
It encodes the following:
- a CDS encoding Ppx/GppA family phosphatase, with protein sequence MPRFAALDLGSNALRLRIVEAQGAPGREQLSLLPDSGMAWREVVSLRAPVRLGSEVFLTGKLAMSSIGQACSALREFRQSMDDAKVDAYRATATSAVREASNGSTLVERARREAGIELEVIEGIEEARLIQLAVTRRGGLSDRRALLVDVGGGSTELTYLDKGTTRWATSLPIGTVRLLEMFLRSSKTGTVEKHRQRLLFEGVDRALAEAIPVLKKMPFEIVVGTGGSVDTLAELCGMKSGYEGFPRAVDVGLMKTLLGKLFGMTPDQRKDTFNLRPDRADTIVTATSIFLRVAEVFSASAIVAPGVGLKEGILEELVDKYFNRWDKESEARTVVDGCIRLGKRYGFDQAHGELVAQLAMTLFDEMSAYHGFSDREKLLLRAAALLHDVGDYVRYDGHHKHSYYLIQHSDIMGLTPDERAIVANVARYHRKSPPDPSHPNFRDLDKDARAKVRGLAAILRIADALDREHLGKVASVRTDIDAKARKLNLFVTGQEDRELEEWTVRAKSELLRDVFDLEVVLASSPSSNRPSNSREPVAAPVTARSK